Proteins from one Entomospira culicis genomic window:
- a CDS encoding peptidase U32 family protein produces the protein MQKNIKKPELLAPAGDFAKLKVALLYGADAVYVGAPALGLRAKSGFSAEELAEAVAYVHERGKKIYLTLNLFAKDSDEKRLAYFVEVAQTVKADGLIIADPGVFNYMKEANLGISLHISTQANVSSSHTAKFWQAQGADLCVLARELTLAEAKKLKEEVGDFGVEIFIHGAMCMAMSGRCLISAYTDSRSGNRGACNHACRKNYSTKLVVTEQEGREVEPFELFEDEDGSYLFNSKDLCLMPVLDEVLSAGFDSLKIEGRNKSLYYAGAVTRVYRHAIDAWFADPEHWDAKLFIDEVNTLQNRGYTLGFAHGFAGKDAQAYHTTVSTSSYRTAGFIRELRPEEFVLEIKHKLKIGDTIEILSPYQFKPLAYTIKSMYDEESGEPLEEKNPGQAGWAVRLPLPDGVDVHLLPVYTLTRIQVADGSGAT, from the coding sequence GTGCAAAAAAATATAAAAAAACCCGAGCTATTGGCTCCGGCGGGAGATTTTGCTAAGCTTAAGGTGGCGTTGCTTTATGGAGCAGATGCGGTGTATGTGGGTGCGCCTGCGTTGGGATTGCGTGCGAAGTCGGGCTTTAGCGCCGAGGAGTTGGCAGAGGCGGTGGCGTATGTGCATGAGCGTGGCAAGAAGATCTATCTTACGCTCAATCTCTTTGCCAAGGATAGCGATGAGAAGCGTCTGGCTTATTTTGTTGAGGTTGCCCAGACGGTAAAGGCTGATGGCTTAATTATTGCCGATCCTGGGGTCTTCAACTATATGAAGGAGGCGAATTTGGGCATTTCACTACACATTTCGACACAGGCTAATGTCAGTTCGTCGCACACAGCGAAATTTTGGCAGGCACAAGGTGCAGATCTCTGTGTGTTGGCGCGCGAGTTGACCCTTGCCGAGGCGAAAAAGCTTAAAGAAGAGGTGGGCGACTTTGGCGTGGAGATCTTCATTCATGGGGCGATGTGTATGGCGATGTCCGGACGTTGCCTTATCTCTGCCTACACCGATTCGCGTAGTGGCAATCGTGGGGCGTGTAATCATGCGTGTCGAAAGAATTACAGCACCAAGTTGGTGGTTACCGAGCAAGAGGGGCGCGAGGTAGAACCCTTTGAGCTCTTTGAGGATGAGGATGGATCGTACCTCTTTAACTCGAAGGATCTCTGCTTGATGCCGGTGTTGGATGAGGTTTTATCGGCAGGGTTTGATAGCCTAAAGATTGAGGGGCGTAATAAGAGTTTGTATTATGCAGGTGCCGTTACGCGCGTCTATCGTCATGCGATTGATGCGTGGTTTGCTGACCCCGAACATTGGGATGCGAAGCTCTTTATTGATGAGGTTAATACCTTGCAAAATCGCGGATATACCTTAGGATTCGCTCATGGGTTTGCCGGTAAAGATGCCCAAGCATATCATACCACGGTGAGCACTAGTAGCTATCGTACGGCGGGATTTATTCGAGAATTACGTCCAGAAGAATTTGTCTTAGAGATTAAACATAAGCTTAAGATCGGCGATACGATCGAAATTTTAAGTCCATATCAATTTAAACCGCTTGCCTATACCATAAAAAGTATGTATGATGAAGAGAGTGGTGAGCCACTTGAGGAGAAAAATCCCGGTCAGGCAGGCTGGGCGGTGCGTCTTCCTCTCCCCGATGGCGTGGATGTGCATTTGTTACCGGTCTATACCCTCACGCGCATACAGGTGGCAGATGGATCAGGAGCAACCTAA
- the glgX gene encoding glycogen debranching protein GlgX — MKEREVSTGSPLILGATVHKDGVNFAIYSHHAEAVALAIFAKAQDYEPRERYQLDPTLNRTGDVWHIFVHDLPLGAFYGYYIDGIHQPQLGHRFDSSLLLLDPYARAVTGSFEWDFFTKEKRPKSIVYEDTFDWQGDRPIHYPLQDSVIYEVHLKGLSHTAGKSYAGTYLGVIEMIPYFKELGITSVEFLPLMEFDDMEYAQNGSEEHPLRNYWGYSTMSFFAPKARYAVGSRDGDQVIEFKTMVRELHKAGIEVIMDVVYNHTHEGNEHGPVVSFKGIDNSVYYMLYEDKRYYWNYAGTGNTTHCYAQVMTNLIIDSLRYWVVEMHVDGFRFDLATILSRDSRGYILDNPPLLRSIMEDPVLQKVKMIAEPWDAGGGYQVGHFPGKNFAEWNDRYRDDVRRYWRNDYDMAAAFATRVAGSHDLYGASGKRPYLSINYVTAHDGFTLHDLVSYSHKYNYANGQNNTDGTDNNLSWNSGVEGESSDPNILKFRKQRMKNFLATLFLSQGTPMMLGGDEFGRTQYGNNNTYCQDNELSWFDWQLAKSEESDLMRFTKELIHFRRRHNVFGRKEFFKGYVPAGGTKPDIIWFGCDGHQYKWHKQDNALGVRYSGEREATGLSSESEDVMILFNPTHESKTFYFPLTSDKMRWKLKIDTGLPSPRDILPEGVYEELVDPYSYTLMPHSLAVLICFPQ; from the coding sequence ATGAAAGAAAGAGAGGTAAGTACAGGATCGCCCTTAATATTGGGGGCGACTGTGCATAAAGATGGCGTTAATTTTGCCATTTACAGTCATCATGCAGAGGCAGTGGCGTTGGCGATTTTCGCGAAAGCCCAAGATTACGAACCTAGAGAGCGATATCAATTAGATCCAACGCTTAATCGTACAGGAGATGTCTGGCATATTTTTGTGCACGATCTGCCTTTGGGTGCATTTTATGGGTATTATATCGATGGGATTCATCAACCACAGCTGGGGCATCGCTTCGATTCTTCTCTCTTGTTGCTTGATCCTTATGCGCGGGCGGTTACGGGAAGTTTTGAGTGGGATTTTTTCACCAAAGAGAAGCGCCCTAAGTCGATTGTCTATGAAGACACATTCGATTGGCAGGGTGATCGCCCGATTCATTATCCACTTCAAGATTCTGTCATTTATGAGGTGCATCTTAAAGGACTCTCCCATACCGCTGGGAAGTCTTACGCGGGCACTTACCTAGGGGTCATCGAGATGATTCCGTACTTTAAGGAGCTGGGGATTACTTCGGTTGAATTTTTACCTTTGATGGAATTTGACGATATGGAGTATGCGCAAAATGGTAGTGAGGAGCATCCTTTACGCAACTACTGGGGTTACTCTACCATGTCATTTTTTGCACCCAAGGCGCGCTATGCGGTGGGCTCGCGTGATGGCGATCAGGTGATAGAATTCAAAACTATGGTGCGCGAGCTTCATAAAGCAGGCATCGAGGTGATTATGGATGTGGTCTACAACCACACGCATGAGGGGAATGAGCACGGGCCTGTGGTTAGCTTTAAGGGTATCGACAATAGTGTATACTATATGCTATATGAAGATAAACGCTATTATTGGAATTATGCGGGCACGGGCAATACGACACACTGCTATGCTCAGGTGATGACCAATCTTATTATTGATTCGTTGCGCTATTGGGTGGTGGAGATGCATGTGGATGGCTTTCGTTTTGATTTAGCCACAATCTTATCGCGTGATAGTCGTGGGTATATTTTGGATAATCCGCCCCTGTTGCGGTCGATTATGGAAGATCCAGTGTTGCAGAAAGTCAAGATGATTGCCGAACCTTGGGATGCTGGTGGTGGCTATCAAGTGGGGCACTTTCCTGGAAAGAATTTTGCCGAGTGGAACGATCGCTATCGTGATGATGTGCGTCGATATTGGCGCAACGATTACGACATGGCAGCGGCCTTTGCCACGCGTGTGGCGGGGAGTCATGATCTCTACGGCGCAAGTGGCAAGCGTCCTTATCTAAGCATCAATTACGTAACGGCGCACGACGGCTTTACTCTGCATGATTTGGTGAGCTATTCGCATAAGTACAATTACGCTAATGGACAGAATAATACCGATGGTACCGATAATAATTTGAGCTGGAATTCGGGTGTGGAGGGAGAGAGTAGCGATCCGAATATTCTTAAATTTCGTAAACAGCGCATGAAAAATTTCTTGGCTACGCTCTTTTTATCGCAAGGCACGCCGATGATGTTGGGGGGTGATGAATTTGGGCGCACGCAGTATGGCAACAATAATACTTATTGTCAGGACAACGAGCTAAGTTGGTTTGATTGGCAACTGGCGAAGAGCGAAGAGAGCGATTTGATGCGATTTACCAAGGAGTTGATCCACTTTCGTCGTCGTCATAATGTCTTTGGTCGTAAGGAATTCTTTAAGGGCTATGTGCCTGCAGGCGGTACAAAGCCTGATATCATCTGGTTTGGGTGCGACGGGCATCAATATAAGTGGCATAAGCAAGATAACGCGTTGGGCGTGCGCTACTCTGGCGAGCGCGAGGCGACGGGGTTGTCTAGTGAGTCTGAAGATGTGATGATCTTGTTCAATCCTACGCATGAGTCTAAGACCTTTTACTTTCCGCTCACTAGCGATAAGATGCGCTGGAAGCTCAAAATCGATACCGGCTTGCCTAGTCCACGCGATATCTTACCCGAAGGTGTCTATGAGGAGCTGGTTGATCCTTACTCGTACACCTTAATGCCACACTCCTTAGCCGTGCTTATCTGTTTTCCTCAATAA